The Edaphobacter flagellatus sequence GACAGAAGCAATCGAACTTGAAGAGCACCTTATCTACATGCTGCACTCCATCCACGACCTCGACATTCACCCGAAGGCCGCAGGCATCTCCGTCGTAATCAGTGGCCACTCCCATAAGCCACTCATCGAACACAAAGATGGAGTGATGTACTTGAATCCCGGAAGCGCAGGGCCACGAAGATTCAGGCTTCCAGTATCAATTGCACTGATGACAATTACGAAAACAGAAATAGCCGCACGAATCATTGAGCTGGCCGTATAGCTATTTCGAGTCGAAGCGAACAGAGTCGAGGATGGATTGCAGGCGTTTGAGCACTCCACTCAACTGAGCTGGCGTAATATCTCGAACGCCGCTGACCTCGCCCCCACAAAAACTGTTGATCACCAGATCGAAGCGATAACATGCATTCACTCTCATCGCCGTGAATATCTCATCTCTCGATTCCGTACATATCGTCCCATGCTCGTCATAGCCATGCGTAAACGACGCGCCGCCTACCTGTGCAGTCGCAACAGTTCTGGGAGCCTGCGCCAGGGCCTGATTTCTGCACTGCGCTTCCGTCGAACCCGGCGTAACGCTGAAGTAGAAGAGGGCACCAGAAAATGTGGAAGCGGGATATGGATTGAAGGCAATCGTCGCCAGAGCGCGCATCTTGGTTGCTGAGGGAGCCGTGCGAACATCCAGGCCGAATGTGCTCATCTCCGCATCGTGGCGTGTCAGTGTCCAGCCCGCAGGCACCTTGAAGCTCACGCCATAACGGCTGTCATAAAAAGCTGAAGCTGCAGGAGTAGCAGGATCTGCGACCGCCTCAGATGAGGCCGTACGTGTCTGCGCCGCAACATCGGTTACAGCCAGCGCTACCAGCAAAGCAAGCACTGAAATCCACGGAAGATTCGCCCTGAACGATGTCTTCATGTCGCCTGCAAACAAGCATATCAACAGCGCAACCTCACATCCTAGCTGTCGCGTATGCGCGGATTCGCAATCGTATAAGCAATATCCGTAAGCAGATTGACCGCAACATAAGTCAGCCCCACAGCAAGAATGCATCCCTGCACAAGCGCATAATCCCGATTCGAAATCGCCGACAGCGTAAGACGCCCAATGCCCGGCCAGCTAAAGATCGTCTCCGTAACAATCGCTCCTGCCAGCAACGAGCCGAACTGAAGACCAATCACCGTCAGGATCGGGATAAGAGCATTACGCAAGGCATGGCGATAAACAATCTGATTCTCACCAAGCCCCTTCGCGCGTGCCGTGCGAATGTAGTCCTGCCCAAGTTCTTCGAGCATCGCCGTCCTCACCATGCGTGTCAGCACCGCCGCCAGCGAAAGCCCAAGGGTCAGCGCAGGCAAAATCAGATGCAACAAAAAATCCACCACGCCCCCTGAACCCGCAGTCGAGACCGGCAGCCACCCAAGCGTGATCGAGAAGACAATAATGAGAATCGGACCGAGAGCAAAGTTAGGAAACGACAGTCCCACCAGCGAAATCACGCCCACCGTGCGATCCTGCCAGCGGTTCCGATGGCGTGCTGAATAAATTCCCGCCGGAATCGAAGCAGCAACGCCAATCACCAGCGCAGCCAGTGTCAGCGCCAGCGTATACGGATAGCGCTGCAACACAAGGTGCAGCACCGAGTCATGCAGGCGAAGCGACTGCCCCAGATCCGCATGAAGAATGCCGCGCCAATAGTGGACATACTGGTCCATCAACGGCGCATCCAGTCCGTAAGCATGACGCAGCGCACTCACATCCGAAGCCGTAGCGCCCTCGCCCAGCATCTGCACAATCGGATCGCCCGGCACAAGATGAATCAGCAGAAAGACGACCGAGACGACGACCCACAGCACCGGCAACGTCAGCAAGACGCGTCGCAATGGACGCCAGATCGCAGCGAAAGTCATTGCGTCGCTTCCCTGCTCTCTTCCTCGTACGGAGCATAGTCAATCGGCGAGGCCACAGGCTCTACGTTGATGCGGTTGATGCGATGCCCTGCCATCTCTGCAATCGTAAAGCGGCGCCCATCGTACTCGACGCTCTCGCCATTGGAAGGAATATGACCCAGCTGCGTCAGTAGAAAACCTGCAAGTGTCTCAACCGCTGCCTCGCGCGGAAACTGCCAGTGCAACTGCGTCCGCAGATCCCGGAGACTGGTCGAGCCATCGAGCGACATCACACCGGTAGCACTCGGAAGCGCCGAGCGCGTCAC is a genomic window containing:
- a CDS encoding metallophosphoesterase family protein gives rise to the protein MLVGVISDTHGLLRPEAHVALAEAEHILHAGDVGNPDILTALAKIAPVTAIRGNVDTHGPCAALPATEAIELEEHLIYMLHSIHDLDIHPKAAGISVVISGHSHKPLIEHKDGVMYLNPGSAGPRRFRLPVSIALMTITKTEIAARIIELAV
- a CDS encoding ABC transporter permease; amino-acid sequence: MTFAAIWRPLRRVLLTLPVLWVVVSVVFLLIHLVPGDPIVQMLGEGATASDVSALRHAYGLDAPLMDQYVHYWRGILHADLGQSLRLHDSVLHLVLQRYPYTLALTLAALVIGVAASIPAGIYSARHRNRWQDRTVGVISLVGLSFPNFALGPILIIVFSITLGWLPVSTAGSGGVVDFLLHLILPALTLGLSLAAVLTRMVRTAMLEELGQDYIRTARAKGLGENQIVYRHALRNALIPILTVIGLQFGSLLAGAIVTETIFSWPGIGRLTLSAISNRDYALVQGCILAVGLTYVAVNLLTDIAYTIANPRIRDS